In the genome of Microcoleus vaginatus PCC 9802, the window ATTTAAACGCTAAATCTTCCAATTCCCACTTAAAGCGCCCGATACCCAAACGGTTCGCCAGGGGAGCAAAAATATCTCGGGTTTCTAGGGCAATACTGCGCTGCTTTTCTTCGGACAAATGCTCCAAAGTCCTCATGTTGTGCAGCCGGTCTGCCAGTTTGACGACAATGACGCGAATATCTTTAGCCATTGCTAGGAACATTCGGCGGAAATTTTCAGCAAGGCGCTCTGTTTTGCTGGAAAAATTAAACTTAGAAAGCTTGGTGACACCTTCAACCAACTGTCGCACTTCCGCGCCGAACCGCTGTTCTATTTCTTCTAGAGTAATATCTGTATCTTCAACAATGTCGTGGAGGAAGCCGGCGGCAATCATGACGTTGTTGCCGCCCATATACCGGAGTATTCCAGCGACCGCTACCGGATGGCAAATGTAAGGTTCTCCTGATTTGCGGTATTGTCCTTCGTGCAAGTCGCGGGCAAATTCAAAGGCCCGACAAATTAAGCTGTCGTCCGTCGAGGAGCAATTCGGGTTAGGGCCCCCATCAGGCTGCGATCGAGTATTCAGGCATTCTTGCAGCCAATCGGGAACTACAGCAGGATCGATCGAATGAGAGGGAGTCAGAGTGTTCGCGTTCATGGGGTACACCTTTAAAACTTAGAAATACAAATGGTTAAAAGCCGGTTTCCGGTTGAATTGCCGAAATTATGTGTTTAGCTATACTAAACTAATTGAATGCCACAATTTGCAATTCAAAAAAATAGTCGATTTTTTTGTTAACTATACCTATGTAATCCCGAGTCGCCCCCCCTCGGAGGTAGGAAAATATAGTGACACCACTGCCGCCGCCGCAGTCTGTCGATCGGGGAAAATCGGGTAAAATAAGCATATTTTGGCGGTAGCGGTTGAGGTTGCGGGGGATCGGCATTTACCGGCAACGCTAAACTAACAGCAGCAGCCAGAAGGTTAGAGTCAGGGCAGAAAATCAAAAAAAGTTCTCACAAAACAGGGAATTGCTCCAAAAACGCACGGCTTCCCTCCATATGAGCAAACTTAAGTAAGTATCTACTTTGATTATAAATACAAATTTGTTTACAAAATCATGATATTGTCCGAAGACCGCCGCCAGTGCTACCAAGAATTACAGCAAGCACTAGAACAACTACAAAGAACTGCTGCACAGGATAATCTGGATGGGGCCGCCCTGGCGATCGAATACAGAAAAGTGCAACAATTTTTCGGAAACCAAATTATGAGAGCCGAAAGCGATGAGTTAGAGGGCTCCGAAACACCCCCAGAGCAGTCCTATTTGACGGAAATTCACAAGCAACTGCGGTTGTTGGGGACAGATGTCACGTTTTTGCAAGCGTCGCGCCAGCCAGCGACAGCAAAGGCGAGGCAAACTGCGGCGATCGCGCGGCTCAACACGCTAATTGGCTACTGTGGAGCACTGCTACAAAAAAATTCTGGTTCTTCAGGGCCCGCCAAGATACAGAATTAATAATTGAATTAACAGGGAATTAAGAAGGCAAGGAGAAATAAAGCGGTGGAATGTCCAAAATGTAAACATCCCAACTTAGAAGGCGGTACCTTAGCCGGCCGTATGTCGGTGCAGTGGTGTCCCACCTGTTACGGTATCTGGATTCCAGGCAGAGAATACGAAGCTTGGCAGAAAGAGCAGAGTCAGTGGTACAACAAATCCGAGAACCCAGATGCGACAGGGACTCTCGGCATAGAATTCACCCCGTCTGTCTACGACAGCAAAGCAGCGCTGTGTCCCGAAGACGGTCACTATCTGTCACGGGCGAAAGTTCCTTTCAGCAGAGTGCCCTTTTACATAGAGCGCTGTATGTTGTGCGGGGGCATTTGGTGCGATAACGGCGAGTGGGACATTCTCGAAAGTCTGGGATTCCACACCGAGATTGACAAGATGTTTTCTCCGAATTGGCAAGCTAAGGCCCGCGTGCAAGAACTCGCCTCTCGGGAACGTCAAGTGCTTACTGAGAAGCTGGGGCCGGATATCGCCGGATATGTGTTGGAACTCGCGGAAGTTTTAGCAGACCATCCTCACGCAGATTGTGCGGCTACTTACATACTGCGGAGAGCTGAGTTAAAGCGAAAGGAAATTTAGTCAGTTGGCTGTTGACAGTTGACTGTTGACTGTTGACTGTTGACTGTTAACGGTTGACTGGTGTTAGTAAGCGGTTGGTCGGTTAATGATGTAGTGATAAAATCTTTGTTTGTAGCAATTTCTATTGGTATTTACAAACAGCATATCGGTCTCTTGCCAATAACTAATAAGTCCTGAACCATACTAATAACTAACAACTAACCGCCGCTATATGGATAAATAATAAATAACAACAGACAACAGTTAACAGTTAACAGTTAACAGTTAACAGACAACAGACACCAGACTAAGGACTAATGACTAATGACTAATGACTCTTCTCTATTTTCAGTTGACAATCTGCGAGTAGCTTATCCTCAGCGGCGGGGCCAATCCGGTTGGGCCGTTGACGGGGTTTCCCTGACGCTGAAACCGGGGGAAAAGCTCGGATTAGTCGGGGAGTCTGGCTGCGGTAAGTCAACTTTGGGAAGGGCGGCGATGCGGTTGCTGCCGGATTCAACGCTGATTGAGGGGCGAGTTAGTTTTGCTGGAGAGTCGGTGTTTGATATGAATGCTTCGCGGCTGAGACGGTTTCGGGGCGAAGCTGTAGCATTGATTTTTCAAGATCCGATGACTCGTCTCGATCCTTTGATGACTGTAGGAGAACATTGCATCGAGACTTTGCAAGCTCACAGACCGAATTTGGATCGCAAGCAAGCTAAGAAACGGGCGATTGAAACTCTGGAAGCGGTGAAAATTCCCGCGTCTCGCTGGTCGCAATTTCCCCACGAATTTAGCGGCGGAATGCGGCAAAGAGTAGCAATTGCTTTGGCTCTTTTGCTCGATCCCAAATTAATTGTGGCGGACGAACCGACTACAAGTTTGGACGTAACTGTAGCTGCCCAGATTTTGCAGGAATTAACCAGACTTTGTGAGGAACGGGGAACGGCTATTTTGTTGATTTCTCACGATTTGGCGATGGTGGCTGAGTATTGCGATCGCATTGCGGTGATGTACGGCGGTAAAGTCGTAGAAACAGGGCCGGTGCAAAACGTTTTTGAAAAGCCGCAGCACGAATATACTCGATCGCTGCTCAAAGCAGCTTTGCACATTCAAGCCGATTCTGACAAAGGGTTAGCATTCGAGGAAATCAGGACTGAAGTCGTTACTGCAAACTTAACAAATTCGCCTCTTTTGACCGTAACGAATTTGCAGCAACACTACAGTTTAGAAAGCAATTTATTAGATCAGTTGTTTTCCAGGAATCGCCAGGTAATTAAAGCAGTAGACGGCGTTAGTTTAGAGCTACAACAGGGAGAAACCCTAGGGCTGGTGGGGGAGTCCGGCTGCGGTAAAAGTACCTTGTCACGCACGATTTTGCAGCTAATTACCGCGACTGGCGGCAAAGTTGAATTTCAAGGAATAGATATAACTGCTCTGAACCGCGATGCTGTGAGGAAGCACCGTCGCGAAATGCAAATGATCTTTCAAGACCCCCACGCTTGCCTGAATCCGATGATGACTGTGGGGCAAAGTATTGCTGACCCCTTGTTTATTCACAAATTAGCTAATGGCAGCGAAGCTAAAAAACAAGTAATCCAAATGTTAGAGCGGGTGGGTTTAACTCCCGGGGAGGATTTCTTCCGCCGCTATCCGGGGGAATTGTCGGGAGGACAACAGCAGCGAGTTTCGATCGCCCGCGCTTTGATTACTCGCCCGAAACTGATAATTTGCGACGAACCTGTGAGTATGCTGGATGCCAGCGTGCAGACTCAAGTTTTAGAGCTGATGTTGGAGTTGAAGCAGGAATTTAATTTGACTTATCTGTTTATTACGCACGATTTGTGGGTGGCGAGATTTTTTTGCGATCGCATTGCGGTAATGAATGCTGGAAAAATTGTTGAAATCGGTAAGACTAGGGATATTTTTACTAATCCGCAGCACCCTTACACTCAGCAATTATTGCAAGCAGCTCCTTTACTGGCTCGAACTCAATAAAAGGTCTAAAAAAGGGGCGAACAGATATCAGCCACTAAAGTCACTCACCGGCTTCTAGATGGATTTCGGAAATTTCCGGTTAAATTCGTTAAAGTTAAGGGATACTTTTCAAATCCTCCCACCGACACCAAGCACCATATGGCAGAATCTGACCTAGGCAGTTTTGCGGTGGCACCCGAAGCCTCATTCGCAATCGCAGAGGATGAGGACACCGAGATCGATCGTCCCACGGTAACTCCCTCGTCAGCATACAACAACTGGTCTGCCGACGATCCCGTGGGAGCTTTGTTCAAGGAAATGGCTCGCTATCCTCTACTGACTGCCACCGAAGAGGTGGAGTTGGCGCGCCGCGTTCAAGAATTGGTAGCCCTGGATGAAGTAGAACAGCGTTTGCAGCAGGAATTGGACAGGGTGCCGACAAAAGCTGAACTCGCAGCGGCTTTGGGGATAAGCGAAACTCAACTGCAACAGCTTCGCCACCAGTGTCAGTCGGCGAAACGGAAAATGATCAGCTCGAATTTGCGCTTGGTGGTTTCGATTGCCAAACGCTATCTGAATCGGGGCGTGCCTTTTCTCGATTTAATTCAGGAAGGAGCTTTGGGTTTGAACCGGGCCGCCGAAAAGTTTGATCCGGAGAAGGGTTACAAGTTTTCTACTTATGCCTATTGGTGGATTCGCCAGGGAATTACCCGGACAATTGCTAATCAAGGGCGGACGATTCGCTTGCCTGTTCACATTGTCGAACAGTTAAATAAACTCAAAAAAGTTTATCGAGATTTGAGGCGTTCTCTTCAACGCAATCCAACTGAAACTGAACTTGCTAGAGAAATGCAAGTTACTTGCGAACAGCTTCGCTACCTCCAGCAAGTACGTCGGCAATCTTTGTCTCTCAACCACCGCATCGGCTCAGAAGAAAGTTCGGAACTTTTGGATGTTCTCGAAGATAACGCGACGCAATCTCCCGAAGCTCAGATGAATGAGATGATGATGCGCCAAGATATTTTGGAGGTGTTGGACAGTATTTTGACTGAGCGGGAAAAAGAGATTGTTGCTATGCGTTACGGTTTGCTGACCGGCGAACCTTACACTTTAGAAGAGGTGAGCAGTTTGTTCAATTTGTCCCGCGAACGAGTTCGTCAAATTCAAAATAAGGCAATGCGAAAGCTGCGCCGCCCTCAAGTGACGGAACGATTGAAGGGCTGGTTGAAATAAACTAAAAAACATTGAGTTGGCATTTTGAAAAATCTTAAAATTATTGTGGGGACACTCCGACCCCGCCGTATATAGCAATCTTCGCATCATTTGTGAATTTATTACTCCCTCCCCGCTGGTTCGGGAGGGTCGGGGTGGCGTAAAAAATTTACGACTCCTGCAAGGATTGCTATATATGCTTATTCAATGGGGAAAAACTTAATTAAAAATTACAAATTAAAAATGTCTTGATGTGGTATTTTTAATTCTTGATTGTCGCGTACTACTTACTTATTTATGTCTTCTGAGGTAATTTTGCGTCCAGCTACCCGCGCCGACGTGCCGGTACTGTTTGATTTGATTAAAGCTTTAGCTGAGTACGAAAAATTATCTCATGCCGTTACTGGCAATGCCGTTGATTTGGAGCATCATTTGTTTGGCGACCGACCTTTTGCTGAAGCGATTTTAGCCGAGTGCGAAGGTCAAATTGTGGGCTGGGCGCTGTTTTTTTACAATTATTCTACTTTTTTGACTCAGCCAGGAATTTATTTGGAAGATTTGTTTGTGATCCCTGAGTTTCGAGGGCGGGGAATTGGCAAGTCTTTGATAGTTTATTTAGCGCAGTTGACGGTTGAAAGGGGCTGCGGGCGTTTGGAATGGAGCGTTTTGGATTGGAATGAATTGGCGATCGGATTTTACAAGGGTATCGGTGCTGATGTGATGCCCGACTGGCGGATTTGCCGGGTTGCGGGCGAGTCTTTGGCAACTTTGGCATCGAAGTAATTCAGGCGGGTTCGCGTGCCCAGCCCCTATTCCCCACAAAAAATTCATCTGTTGTGAAACAGGCATCTTGCCTGTGTGTGGAACAGGCATCTTGCGTAATTCAGGGCGGGCTAGAAGCCCACCCCACAAAAAATTCATCTGTTGTGGAACAGGCATCTTGCCTGTGTGTGGAACAGGTATCTTGCCTGTGTGTAGAACAGGCATCTTGCCTGTTAAGCTAAAATGCCGCACTCCGGTTAATTAATACCGCCCTACTTAATTGGCAAAAATATAGGAAAATTTAAGTAACAGTAAATTTTGATTGAGAGAGTCGATCGTGATTATTTGGGTAAACGAGCAAATCGATCCGTCGGGCATTCTTTATTCTTGCATTGCTTGTTGCGATGAGACTCAAGCGAAGGATTGCCACAAATCTTTTGAGCAGAATTTGACGGCGGAGCAAAAACAGCAGGGCTGGGTGGCTACCTTGCGGACTGTTAGTTCTTGGGATGAGGTGCCTGTTAATGCTTTGAAATTGAATTAATGAGTGCAAGTCATCAGCAGCTTTAGTCTCCCCCTGTTTCCGTTCGCTCGAAACGGTCGGAAAACGGGGGACATCTGTTTGGAAAAGGCAAGATAGCTCGATCGCACATTGGTCAAATTAACAGAGGTTTTGTGAATCTGAAGGCAAAAAGCTGCAAGCATTTGGGGCTGCCAGTCTGAAGATTGTGCCCTGCAAGGTGCGGGAATTTGGGGGGAAATTTTCGGGCCTGCTGTGCTGCGAACACGCTAGGACGAAAAAGCGTGCAGGTGCGATCCTCTTCGAGGGCTCCGCTAACGACAATTCGCATTTATTAAACGGACTTTAGCATTACTATTAATACATAAAGGCATTTCCAATTGTCAAGTTAAATTTTTATGCTTGAAACCTTATTTCACGCTTATACCCCTCTAGTTATCTGGACTGGCTTGGGACTGCTGTTGTTTCAGTACATCCCAGTGAATTTTCCCAAGGTGCTGAGCCACTTTCTTTTCTGGATTGGGATACCGCTGCAAATTCTAGTTTTGGCCCGTCAAAGCAATTTTTCGGGTGCTGTGGGATTTACGCCGGCGATCGCCCTATTCGTGTTATTTCTGAGTACGAGTTTTGCTTGGCTGACTTGGGTATTATTGCGTAGGCTGAGTGCGGCCCACATCAAAAAGCCCTATTTTCAGGGCAAAAATTCTCTAGTAAATTTATTTTTATTAAATTTTAATTCCCTGAAGCGATCGAGCCAAGGCAGTTTTCTCCTAGCTGCGATGTTAGGGAATACGGGGTTTGTTGGATTAGCAATCACCCCGTCTATCATCAGCACCGATAACAGCAACTGGGCTGTCTTGTACAGCGTCACTAACAATGTTATTGGAACTTATTGTTTCGGTGTATTTATTGCTAGCTATTTCGGGAACTCCGAGCAAAAAAATCACTGGTGGACTCCGATCCGGGACGTGCTGACAGTTCCTGCCTTGTGGGCTTTTTTAATTGGTTTTTATACTAGAAACATTCCCCTGCCCGAGACAGTGGAATCGGGATTGCAGACTGCTGTTTTGGTGGTAATTGCCAGTGCTTTGCTGCTGGTGGGCATCCGGCTGAGGTCTATTAAGAAATGGGAAAGTTTTGAACTGGCGTTAATCCCGTCGCTGTTAAAAGTGGTAATTGTGCCGGTGCTGATCGGATTGGGTGCTAGTTATTTCGGATTGAGCGGCGATCCGAGGTTCGTGTTGGTGTTGATGTCGGGAACGCCCACAGCTC includes:
- a CDS encoding RNA polymerase sigma factor, RpoD/SigA family, which gives rise to MAESDLGSFAVAPEASFAIAEDEDTEIDRPTVTPSSAYNNWSADDPVGALFKEMARYPLLTATEEVELARRVQELVALDEVEQRLQQELDRVPTKAELAAALGISETQLQQLRHQCQSAKRKMISSNLRLVVSIAKRYLNRGVPFLDLIQEGALGLNRAAEKFDPEKGYKFSTYAYWWIRQGITRTIANQGRTIRLPVHIVEQLNKLKKVYRDLRRSLQRNPTETELAREMQVTCEQLRYLQQVRRQSLSLNHRIGSEESSELLDVLEDNATQSPEAQMNEMMMRQDILEVLDSILTEREKEIVAMRYGLLTGEPYTLEEVSSLFNLSRERVRQIQNKAMRKLRRPQVTERLKGWLK
- a CDS encoding ABC transporter ATP-binding protein — protein: MTNDSSLFSVDNLRVAYPQRRGQSGWAVDGVSLTLKPGEKLGLVGESGCGKSTLGRAAMRLLPDSTLIEGRVSFAGESVFDMNASRLRRFRGEAVALIFQDPMTRLDPLMTVGEHCIETLQAHRPNLDRKQAKKRAIETLEAVKIPASRWSQFPHEFSGGMRQRVAIALALLLDPKLIVADEPTTSLDVTVAAQILQELTRLCEERGTAILLISHDLAMVAEYCDRIAVMYGGKVVETGPVQNVFEKPQHEYTRSLLKAALHIQADSDKGLAFEEIRTEVVTANLTNSPLLTVTNLQQHYSLESNLLDQLFSRNRQVIKAVDGVSLELQQGETLGLVGESGCGKSTLSRTILQLITATGGKVEFQGIDITALNRDAVRKHRREMQMIFQDPHACLNPMMTVGQSIADPLFIHKLANGSEAKKQVIQMLERVGLTPGEDFFRRYPGELSGGQQQRVSIARALITRPKLIICDEPVSMLDASVQTQVLELMLELKQEFNLTYLFITHDLWVARFFCDRIAVMNAGKIVEIGKTRDIFTNPQHPYTQQLLQAAPLLARTQ
- a CDS encoding AEC family transporter gives rise to the protein MLETLFHAYTPLVIWTGLGLLLFQYIPVNFPKVLSHFLFWIGIPLQILVLARQSNFSGAVGFTPAIALFVLFLSTSFAWLTWVLLRRLSAAHIKKPYFQGKNSLVNLFLLNFNSLKRSSQGSFLLAAMLGNTGFVGLAITPSIISTDNSNWAVLYSVTNNVIGTYCFGVFIASYFGNSEQKNHWWTPIRDVLTVPALWAFLIGFYTRNIPLPETVESGLQTAVLVVIASALLLVGIRLRSIKKWESFELALIPSLLKVVIVPVLIGLGASYFGLSGDPRFVLVLMSGTPTALSVLILAEVYELDRDLLASSIALTSVGLLLMLPLWLAGFS
- a CDS encoding glycogen debranching protein; translated protein: MIIWVNEQIDPSGILYSCIACCDETQAKDCHKSFEQNLTAEQKQQGWVATLRTVSSWDEVPVNALKLN
- a CDS encoding GNAT family N-acetyltransferase, coding for MSSEVILRPATRADVPVLFDLIKALAEYEKLSHAVTGNAVDLEHHLFGDRPFAEAILAECEGQIVGWALFFYNYSTFLTQPGIYLEDLFVIPEFRGRGIGKSLIVYLAQLTVERGCGRLEWSVLDWNELAIGFYKGIGADVMPDWRICRVAGESLATLASK